A stretch of the Flavobacterium aquiphilum genome encodes the following:
- the hpf gene encoding ribosome hibernation-promoting factor, HPF/YfiA family, whose amino-acid sequence MKVNVHAVNFTVDKKLVDFVQERMDKLEKYYDRVVSSDVFMKVEKTSEKENKIVEVKINVPGDDFLVKKQCKSFEEAVEQAAESLERLLVKRKEKLRAHI is encoded by the coding sequence ATGAAGGTAAATGTTCATGCAGTTAACTTTACTGTTGACAAAAAGCTGGTAGATTTCGTTCAAGAGAGAATGGATAAGTTGGAGAAATATTATGATAGAGTTGTCTCTTCAGATGTTTTTATGAAAGTGGAAAAGACTAGTGAAAAGGAAAATAAAATTGTGGAGGTAAAGATTAATGTCCCTGGGGATGATTTTTTGGTTAAGAAGCAGTGTAAATCCTTTGAGGAGGCTGTAGAGCAGGCGGCGGAATCGCTGGAAAGATTGTTGGTGAAACGTAAAGAAAAGTTAAGAGCACATATTTAA
- the tuf gene encoding elongation factor Tu, producing MAKETFNRSKPHLNIGTIGHVDHGKTTLTAAITKVLSDAGYCQAKSFDQIDNAPEEKERGITINTSHVEYETANRHYAHVDCPGHADYVKNMVTGAAQMDGAILVVAATDGPMPQTREHILLGRQVGIPRIVVFMNKVDMVDDAELLELVEMEIRDLLSFYEYDGDNCPVIQGSALGGLNNDPNWVPKIIELMEAVDNWIEEPVRDVAKPFLMPVEDVFTITGRGTVATGRIETGVANTGDPVEIIGMGAEKLTSTITGVEMFRKILDRGEAGDNVGLLLRGIDKADIKRGMVIIKPGSVKPHATFKAEVYILKKEEGGRHTPFHNNYRPQFYVRTTDVTGVITLPEGVEMVMPGDNLTINVSLLSPIAMSVGLRFAIREGGRTVGAGQVTEIVA from the coding sequence ATGGCAAAAGAAACCTTTAACCGTTCGAAACCACACCTAAATATAGGTACGATCGGACACGTAGATCACGGTAAAACTACTTTAACAGCAGCAATCACAAAAGTGTTATCTGATGCTGGTTACTGTCAAGCAAAATCATTTGATCAAATTGATAATGCTCCAGAAGAAAAAGAAAGAGGTATTACAATTAATACATCTCACGTAGAGTACGAAACAGCTAACCGTCACTATGCTCACGTTGACTGTCCAGGTCACGCGGATTACGTAAAAAACATGGTTACTGGTGCTGCTCAAATGGACGGAGCTATCTTAGTAGTTGCTGCTACAGATGGTCCAATGCCACAAACTCGTGAGCACATCCTTTTAGGTCGTCAGGTAGGTATTCCAAGAATCGTTGTTTTCATGAACAAAGTGGATATGGTTGATGATGCTGAGTTGTTAGAGTTAGTTGAAATGGAAATCAGAGACTTGTTGTCTTTCTATGAGTATGATGGAGATAACTGTCCAGTTATTCAAGGATCTGCTTTAGGAGGATTGAATAATGATCCAAACTGGGTTCCTAAAATCATTGAATTGATGGAAGCTGTTGATAACTGGATCGAAGAGCCAGTACGTGACGTAGCTAAGCCATTCTTGATGCCGGTTGAGGACGTATTTACAATTACAGGTCGTGGAACTGTTGCTACAGGTCGTATCGAAACTGGAGTTGCTAATACTGGAGATCCAGTTGAAATCATTGGTATGGGAGCTGAGAAATTGACTTCTACAATTACTGGAGTTGAGATGTTCCGTAAAATCCTTGATAGAGGTGAAGCTGGAGATAACGTAGGTTTGTTGTTGAGAGGTATTGATAAAGCTGATATCAAAAGAGGTATGGTTATCATTAAACCAGGATCTGTTAAACCACACGCTACTTTCAAAGCTGAGGTGTATATCTTGAAAAAAGAAGAAGGTGGACGTCACACTCCATTCCATAATAACTACCGTCCACAGTTCTACGTACGTACAACTGACGTAACAGGAGTTATTACTTTACCAGAAGGTGTAGAGATGGTAATGCCAGGTGACAACTTAACTATTAATGTTTCTTTGTTAAGCCCAATCGCTATGAGTGTTGGTTTACGTTTCGCTATCCGTGAAGGTGGTAGAACAGTAGGTGCAGGTCAGGTAACTGAAATTGTAGCTTAA
- a CDS encoding tyrosine-type recombinase/integrase, with the protein MAINNKDAFRDYLQLEKKYSPHTINAYLNDVGYFESFNKECFGEEAIDQVNYSQIRSWIVSLVEDGISNTTINRKIASLKSFYKFLLKTKQIQVNPLLKHKVLKTEKKLQIPFSEKELVEALSQKSTSDDFQEIRDKLIVELFYTSGMRRTELIHLKLFNVNLMSGTLKVLGKRNKERILPILPIVAEQLSLYIRERSKLENIVDGDYLFLIKKGLKLNDSFVYRLINSYFSSVSEKVKKSPHILRHTFATHLLNNGADLNSVKELLGHSSLASTQIYTHSSLSELKKVYQEAHPRNKK; encoded by the coding sequence ATAATAAAGATGCATTTAGGGATTATTTGCAATTAGAAAAAAAATATTCTCCACATACCATTAATGCTTATTTGAATGATGTTGGTTATTTTGAATCATTTAATAAGGAGTGTTTTGGTGAGGAAGCCATTGATCAGGTAAATTACAGTCAAATTAGAAGTTGGATTGTTTCGCTTGTTGAGGATGGGATTTCGAATACTACAATAAATAGAAAGATTGCTTCTTTAAAATCTTTTTATAAATTTCTTTTAAAAACAAAACAAATTCAGGTTAATCCGTTGTTGAAACACAAGGTTTTAAAAACGGAAAAAAAACTTCAAATTCCATTTTCTGAAAAAGAGTTGGTCGAGGCTTTGTCTCAAAAATCAACCTCTGACGATTTTCAGGAAATTAGGGATAAGCTTATTGTGGAGTTGTTTTATACTTCGGGAATGCGCAGGACTGAGTTGATTCATTTAAAGCTTTTTAATGTTAATTTGATGAGTGGAACTTTAAAGGTGTTGGGAAAAAGGAATAAAGAACGCATTTTGCCGATTTTGCCAATAGTGGCTGAGCAACTATCTTTATATATAAGAGAGCGTTCAAAATTGGAAAATATAGTTGATGGGGATTATTTATTTCTCATAAAAAAAGGGTTAAAATTGAATGATTCTTTTGTGTATCGATTAATAAATTCATACTTTAGTAGTGTCTCCGAAAAGGTAAAAAAGAGTCCGCATATATTAAGACATACGTTTGCGACTCACTTATTGAATAATGGAGCCGATTTGAATTCAGTTAAAGAGTTATTAGGACATTCTAGTTTGGCTTCCACGCAGATTTATACGCATAGTAGTTTGTCAGAACTTAAAAAGGTGTATCAGGAGGCTCATCCTAGGAATAAAAAGTAA
- the secE gene encoding preprotein translocase subunit SecE, translating to MTKVVNYISESFEELKSNVTWPAWAEVQRLTIVVAVFSVVFALATWGVDEVFAKTLAVFFNWIKA from the coding sequence ATGACAAAAGTTGTTAATTACATATCAGAATCATTTGAAGAATTAAAATCAAATGTAACTTGGCCTGCTTGGGCTGAAGTACAACGTCTTACAATCGTTGTTGCTGTTTTTTCAGTGGTATTCGCTTTAGCAACGTGGGGAGTAGATGAAGTATTTGCAAAAACATTAGCTGTGTTTTTTAATTGGATAAAAGCATAA
- the nusG gene encoding transcription termination/antitermination protein NusG, translated as MADNNIKKWYVVRAVSGQENKVKAYIETEIARLGMSDYVSQVLVPTEKVVTVKEGKKLSKDKVYFPGYVMLEANLVGEIPHIIKSITSVIGFLGETKGGEPVPLRMSEVNRMLGKVDELAVNTDTRAIPFNVGETIKVIDGPFNGFNGTVEKINEEKRKLEVMVKIFGRKTPLELSFMQVEKV; from the coding sequence ATGGCAGATAATAATATAAAAAAGTGGTATGTCGTTCGTGCAGTAAGCGGACAAGAAAATAAAGTGAAAGCTTATATCGAAACTGAAATTGCTCGTTTAGGAATGAGTGATTATGTTTCGCAAGTTCTTGTGCCTACCGAGAAAGTAGTTACTGTAAAAGAAGGAAAGAAATTATCTAAAGATAAAGTTTATTTTCCGGGATATGTTATGTTGGAAGCCAATTTAGTTGGTGAGATTCCTCATATTATTAAGTCTATTACAAGTGTTATTGGATTCTTAGGAGAGACTAAAGGAGGAGAACCTGTTCCGTTAAGAATGTCAGAAGTAAATAGAATGCTAGGTAAAGTTGATGAGTTAGCTGTTAACACAGATACTCGTGCTATTCCTTTCAACGTTGGAGAAACTATTAAAGTGATCGATGGTCCATTTAATGGTTTTAACGGTACAGTTGAAAAAATTAATGAAGAAAAGCGTAAACTTGAGGTAATGGTGAAAATTTTCGGTAGAAAAACACCTTTGGAATTGAGTTTTATGCAAGTTGAAAAAGTATAA